A section of the Macaca thibetana thibetana isolate TM-01 chromosome 10, ASM2454274v1, whole genome shotgun sequence genome encodes:
- the AP1B1 gene encoding AP-1 complex subunit beta-1 isoform X4 codes for MTDSKYFTTTKKGEIFELKAELNSDKKEKKKEAVKKVIASMTVGKDVSALFPDVVNCMQTDNLELKKLVYLYLMNYAKSQPDMAIMAVNTFVKDCEDPNPLIRALAVRTMGCIRVDKITEYLCEPLRKCLKDEDPYVRKTAAVCVAKLHDINAQLVEDQGFLDTLKDLISDSNPMVVANAVAALSEIAESHPSSNLLDLNPQSINKLLTALNECTEWGQIFILDCLANYTPKDDREAQSICERVTPRLSHANSAVVLSAVKVLMKFMEMLSKDLDYYGTLLKKLAPPLVTLLSAEPELQYVALRNINLIVQKRPEILKHEMKVFFVKYNDPIYVKLEKLDIMIRLASQANIAQVLAELKEYATEVDVDFVRKAVRAIGRCAIKVEQSAERCVSTLLDLIQTKVNYVVQEAIVVIKDIFRKYPNKYESVIATLCENLDSLDEPEARAAMIWIVGEYAERIDNADELLESFLEGFHDESTQVQLQLLTGIVKLFLKKPTETQELVQQVLSLATQDSDNPDLRDRGYIYWRLLSTDPVAAKEVVLAEKPLISEETDLIEPTLLDELICYIGTLASVYHKPPSAFVEGGRGVVHKSLPPRTASSESAESPETAPAGAPPGEQPDVIPAQGDLLGDLLNLDLGPPVSGPPLTTSSVQMGAVDLLGGGLDSLMGDEPEGIGGTNFVAPPTAAVPASLGAPIGSGLSDLFDLTSGVGTLSGSYVAPKAVWLPAMKAKGLEISGTFTRQVGSISMDLQLTNKALQVMTDFAIQFNRNSFGLAPAAPLQVHAPLSPNQTVEISLPLSTVGSVMKMEPLNNLQVAVKNNIDVFYFSTLYPLHILFVEDGKMDRQMFLATWKDIPNENEAQFQIRDCPLNAEAVSSKLQSSNIFTVAKRNVEGQDMLYQSLKLTNGIWVLAELRIQPGNPSCTLSLKCRAPEVSQHVYQAYETILKN; via the exons GACTGTGAGGACCCCAACCCCCTCATCCGAGCCCTGGCAGTGCGGACCATGGGCTGCATCCGCGTTGACAAGATCACAGAGTACCTATGTGAGCCACTCCGGAAGTGCCTGAAGGATGAGGATCCGTATGTGCGCAAGACAGCAGCTGTGTGCGTGGCCAAGCTCCACGACATCAACGCCCAGCTAGTGGAGGACCAGGGCTTCCTGGACACCCTTAAAGACCTCATCTCTGACTCTAACCCCATG GTGGTGGCCAATGCGGTGGCAGCGCTCTCAGAAATCGCCGAGTCTCACCCCAGCAGCAACCTGCTCGATCTGAACCCACAGTCCATCAACAAGCTGCTGACAGCCCTGAACGAGTGCACCGAGTGGGGCCAGATCTTCATCCTGGACTGCTTGGCCAACTATACACCTAAGGACGACCGCGAGGCCCAGAG CATCTGTGAACGGGTCACCCCCAGGCTCTCCCACGCCAACTCTGCTGTGGTGCTCTCTGCTGTGAAGGTGCTGATGAAGTTCATGGAGATGTTGTCTAAGGACCTGGACTACTACGGCACGCTGCTCAAGAAGCTGGCCCCACCCCTGGTCACACTGCTGTCAGCTGAGCCAGAGCTGCAGTACGTGGCCCTGCGCAACATCAATCTCATCGTGCAGAAAAG GCCTGAGATCCTGAAGCACGAGATGAAGGTGTTCTTCGTGAAGTACAATGACCCTATCTACGTGAAACTGGAGAAGCTGGACATCATGATCCGCCTGGCCTCCCAGGCCAACATCGCCCAG GTGTTGGCGGAACTGAAAGAGTACGCAACAGAAGTGGATGTGGACTTTGTACGGAAGGCTGTGCGTGCCATTGGACGCTGTGCCATCAAGGTGGAG CAATCTGCGGAGCGCTGTGTGAGCACACTGCTCGACCTCATCCAGACCAAGGTCAACTACGTGGTCCAGGAGGCCATCGTGGTCATCAAGGACATCTTCCGCAAGTACCCCAACAA GTATGAGAGTGTGATTGCCACACTGTGTGAGAACCTGGACTCCCTGGATGAGCCTGAGGCCCGGGCTGCCATGATCTGGATTGTAGGCGAGTATGCAGAACGGATCGACAACGCAGACGAGCTGCTGGAGAGCTTCCTCGAGGGCTTTCATGACGAGAGCACCCAG GTCCAGCTGCAGCTGCTGACAGGCATCGTGAAACTCTTTCTGAAGAAGCCAACAGAGACCCAGGAGCTGGTGCAGCAGGTCCTCAGTTTGGCCACTCAG GACTCAGATAACCCGGACCTGCGGGACCGTGGCTACATCTACTGGCGCTTGCTTTCCACGGACCCGGTGGCAGCCAAGGAGGTGGTGTTGGCTGAGAAGCCACTCATCTCTGAAGAGACGGACCTCATCGAGCCCACACTGCTGGACGAGCTTATCTGCTACATCGGCACACTGGCCTCTGTCTACCATAAGCCTCCCAGTGCCTTTGTGGAGGGGGGCCGGGGCGTCGTGCACAAGAGCCTACCACCCCGCACGGCCTC GAGTGAGAGCGCAGAGAGCCCTGAGACAGCCCCTGCCGGAGCACCTCCTGGGGAGCAGCCAGATGTCATCCCCGCCCAGGGCGACCTGCTGGGTGACCTCCTCAACCTGGACCTCGGCCCCCCAGTGAGCGGCCCACCCCTGACCACCTCCTCAGTGCAGATGGGAGCTGTGGACCTTCTTGGCGGTGGCCTTGACAGCCTG ATGGGGGATGAGCCTGAAGGG ATTGGGGGCACCAATTTCGTGGCACCTCCAACAGCAGCAGTACCAGCCAGTCTTGGAGCACCCATCGGCAGTGGCCTGAGTGACCTCTTTGACCTAACCAGTGGCGTGGGCACCCTGTCAGGATCATATGTAGCCCCCAAAGCA GTCTGGCTCCCAGCCATGAAGGCCAAGGGGCTGGAGATCTCGGGCACCTTCACCCGCCAGGTGGGCTCCATCTCCATGGACCTGCAGCTGACCAACAAGGCCTTGCAGGTCATGACCGACTTTGCCATCCAGTTCAACCGCAACAG CTTTGGCCTGGCCCCCGCCGCCCCCCTCCAGGTCCACGCGCCACTCAGCCCCAACCAGACAGTGGAGATCTCCCTGCCTCTCAGCACGGTGGGTTCGGTCATGAAGATGGAGCCTCTGAACAACCTCCAG GTGGCTGTGAAGAACAATATTGATGTCTTCTACTTCAGCACCTTGTACCCACTGCACATACTCTTTGTGGAGGATGGGAAGATGG ACCGGCAGATGTTCCTGGCCACGTGGAAGGATATTCCCAATGAGAATGAGGCCCAGTTCCAGATCAGAGACTGTCCCCTCAATGCAG AGGCTGTGAGCAGCAAGTTGCAGAGCAGCAACATCTTCACTGTCGCCAAGAGGAACGTGGAGGGCCAGGACATGCTCTACCAGTCCCTGAAGCTGACCAACGGCATCTGGGTGCTGGCGGAGCTGCGGATCCAGCCGGGCAACCCCAGCTGCACG CTGTCCCTGAAGTGTCGAGCGCCAGAGGTGTCTCAGCACGTGTACCAGGCCTACGAGACCATCCTCAAGAACTGA
- the AP1B1 gene encoding AP-1 complex subunit beta-1 isoform X1 yields the protein MTDSKYFTTTKKGEIFELKAELNSDKKEKKKEAVKKVIASMTVGKDVSALFPDVVNCMQTDNLELKKLVYLYLMNYAKSQPDMAIMAVNTFVKDCEDPNPLIRALAVRTMGCIRVDKITEYLCEPLRKCLKDEDPYVRKTAAVCVAKLHDINAQLVEDQGFLDTLKDLISDSNPMVVANAVAALSEIAESHPSSNLLDLNPQSINKLLTALNECTEWGQIFILDCLANYTPKDDREAQSICERVTPRLSHANSAVVLSAVKVLMKFMEMLSKDLDYYGTLLKKLAPPLVTLLSAEPELQYVALRNINLIVQKRPEILKHEMKVFFVKYNDPIYVKLEKLDIMIRLASQANIAQVLAELKEYATEVDVDFVRKAVRAIGRCAIKVEQSAERCVSTLLDLIQTKVNYVVQEAIVVIKDIFRKYPNKYESVIATLCENLDSLDEPEARAAMIWIVGEYAERIDNADELLESFLEGFHDESTQVQLQLLTGIVKLFLKKPTETQELVQQVLSLATQDSDNPDLRDRGYIYWRLLSTDPVAAKEVVLAEKPLISEETDLIEPTLLDELICYIGTLASVYHKPPSAFVEGGRGVVHKSLPPRTASSESAESPETAPAGAPPGEQPDVIPAQGDLLGDLLNLDLGPPVSGPPLTTSSVQMGAVDLLGGGLDSLMGDEPEGIGGTNFVAPPTAAVPASLGAPIGSGLSDLFDLTSGVGTLSGSYVAPKAVWLPAMKAKGLEISGTFTRQVGSISMDLQLTNKALQVMTDFAIQFNRNSFGLAPAAPLQVHAPLSPNQTVEISLPLSTVGSVMKMEPLNNLQVAVKNNIDVFYFSTLYPLHILFVEDGKMDRQMFLATWKDIPNENEAQFQIRDCPLNAEAVSSKLQSSNIFTVAKRNVEGQDMLYQSLKLTNGIWVLAELRIQPGNPSCTVRAPAPTLRPWSLPFVPCQGVVLVEDAVQASLQAWLEPESVRSLKRTFLESFHIHPVRLPR from the exons GACTGTGAGGACCCCAACCCCCTCATCCGAGCCCTGGCAGTGCGGACCATGGGCTGCATCCGCGTTGACAAGATCACAGAGTACCTATGTGAGCCACTCCGGAAGTGCCTGAAGGATGAGGATCCGTATGTGCGCAAGACAGCAGCTGTGTGCGTGGCCAAGCTCCACGACATCAACGCCCAGCTAGTGGAGGACCAGGGCTTCCTGGACACCCTTAAAGACCTCATCTCTGACTCTAACCCCATG GTGGTGGCCAATGCGGTGGCAGCGCTCTCAGAAATCGCCGAGTCTCACCCCAGCAGCAACCTGCTCGATCTGAACCCACAGTCCATCAACAAGCTGCTGACAGCCCTGAACGAGTGCACCGAGTGGGGCCAGATCTTCATCCTGGACTGCTTGGCCAACTATACACCTAAGGACGACCGCGAGGCCCAGAG CATCTGTGAACGGGTCACCCCCAGGCTCTCCCACGCCAACTCTGCTGTGGTGCTCTCTGCTGTGAAGGTGCTGATGAAGTTCATGGAGATGTTGTCTAAGGACCTGGACTACTACGGCACGCTGCTCAAGAAGCTGGCCCCACCCCTGGTCACACTGCTGTCAGCTGAGCCAGAGCTGCAGTACGTGGCCCTGCGCAACATCAATCTCATCGTGCAGAAAAG GCCTGAGATCCTGAAGCACGAGATGAAGGTGTTCTTCGTGAAGTACAATGACCCTATCTACGTGAAACTGGAGAAGCTGGACATCATGATCCGCCTGGCCTCCCAGGCCAACATCGCCCAG GTGTTGGCGGAACTGAAAGAGTACGCAACAGAAGTGGATGTGGACTTTGTACGGAAGGCTGTGCGTGCCATTGGACGCTGTGCCATCAAGGTGGAG CAATCTGCGGAGCGCTGTGTGAGCACACTGCTCGACCTCATCCAGACCAAGGTCAACTACGTGGTCCAGGAGGCCATCGTGGTCATCAAGGACATCTTCCGCAAGTACCCCAACAA GTATGAGAGTGTGATTGCCACACTGTGTGAGAACCTGGACTCCCTGGATGAGCCTGAGGCCCGGGCTGCCATGATCTGGATTGTAGGCGAGTATGCAGAACGGATCGACAACGCAGACGAGCTGCTGGAGAGCTTCCTCGAGGGCTTTCATGACGAGAGCACCCAG GTCCAGCTGCAGCTGCTGACAGGCATCGTGAAACTCTTTCTGAAGAAGCCAACAGAGACCCAGGAGCTGGTGCAGCAGGTCCTCAGTTTGGCCACTCAG GACTCAGATAACCCGGACCTGCGGGACCGTGGCTACATCTACTGGCGCTTGCTTTCCACGGACCCGGTGGCAGCCAAGGAGGTGGTGTTGGCTGAGAAGCCACTCATCTCTGAAGAGACGGACCTCATCGAGCCCACACTGCTGGACGAGCTTATCTGCTACATCGGCACACTGGCCTCTGTCTACCATAAGCCTCCCAGTGCCTTTGTGGAGGGGGGCCGGGGCGTCGTGCACAAGAGCCTACCACCCCGCACGGCCTC GAGTGAGAGCGCAGAGAGCCCTGAGACAGCCCCTGCCGGAGCACCTCCTGGGGAGCAGCCAGATGTCATCCCCGCCCAGGGCGACCTGCTGGGTGACCTCCTCAACCTGGACCTCGGCCCCCCAGTGAGCGGCCCACCCCTGACCACCTCCTCAGTGCAGATGGGAGCTGTGGACCTTCTTGGCGGTGGCCTTGACAGCCTG ATGGGGGATGAGCCTGAAGGG ATTGGGGGCACCAATTTCGTGGCACCTCCAACAGCAGCAGTACCAGCCAGTCTTGGAGCACCCATCGGCAGTGGCCTGAGTGACCTCTTTGACCTAACCAGTGGCGTGGGCACCCTGTCAGGATCATATGTAGCCCCCAAAGCA GTCTGGCTCCCAGCCATGAAGGCCAAGGGGCTGGAGATCTCGGGCACCTTCACCCGCCAGGTGGGCTCCATCTCCATGGACCTGCAGCTGACCAACAAGGCCTTGCAGGTCATGACCGACTTTGCCATCCAGTTCAACCGCAACAG CTTTGGCCTGGCCCCCGCCGCCCCCCTCCAGGTCCACGCGCCACTCAGCCCCAACCAGACAGTGGAGATCTCCCTGCCTCTCAGCACGGTGGGTTCGGTCATGAAGATGGAGCCTCTGAACAACCTCCAG GTGGCTGTGAAGAACAATATTGATGTCTTCTACTTCAGCACCTTGTACCCACTGCACATACTCTTTGTGGAGGATGGGAAGATGG ACCGGCAGATGTTCCTGGCCACGTGGAAGGATATTCCCAATGAGAATGAGGCCCAGTTCCAGATCAGAGACTGTCCCCTCAATGCAG AGGCTGTGAGCAGCAAGTTGCAGAGCAGCAACATCTTCACTGTCGCCAAGAGGAACGTGGAGGGCCAGGACATGCTCTACCAGTCCCTGAAGCTGACCAACGGCATCTGGGTGCTGGCGGAGCTGCGGATCCAGCCGGGCAACCCCAGCTGCACGGTGAGAGCCCCGGCACCCACCCTGCGGCCTTGGAGCCTCCCCTTCGTCCCATGCCAGGGGGTGGTTCTGGTGGAGGACGCGGTCCAAGCATCCCTTCAAGCCTGGCTTGAACCAGAATCAGTTCGGTCCCTGAAAAGGACCTTTCTAGAAAGCTTCCACATCCACCCCGTCAGGTTACCCAGATAA
- the AP1B1 gene encoding AP-1 complex subunit beta-1 isoform X2, with product MTDSKYFTTTKKGEIFELKAELNSDKKEKKKEAVKKVIASMTVGKDVSALFPDVVNCMQTDNLELKKLVYLYLMNYAKSQPDMAIMAVNTFVKDCEDPNPLIRALAVRTMGCIRVDKITEYLCEPLRKCLKDEDPYVRKTAAVCVAKLHDINAQLVEDQGFLDTLKDLISDSNPMVVANAVAALSEIAESHPSSNLLDLNPQSINKLLTALNECTEWGQIFILDCLANYTPKDDREAQSICERVTPRLSHANSAVVLSAVKVLMKFMEMLSKDLDYYGTLLKKLAPPLVTLLSAEPELQYVALRNINLIVQKRPEILKHEMKVFFVKYNDPIYVKLEKLDIMIRLASQANIAQVLAELKEYATEVDVDFVRKAVRAIGRCAIKVEQSAERCVSTLLDLIQTKVNYVVQEAIVVIKDIFRKYPNKYESVIATLCENLDSLDEPEARAAMIWIVGEYAERIDNADELLESFLEGFHDESTQVQLQLLTGIVKLFLKKPTETQELVQQVLSLATQDSDNPDLRDRGYIYWRLLSTDPVAAKEVVLAEKPLISEETDLIEPTLLDELICYIGTLASVYHKPPSAFVEGGRGVVHKSLPPRTASSESAESPETAPAGAPPGEQPDVIPAQGDLLGDLLNLDLGPPVSGPPLTTSSVQMGAVDLLGGGLDSLIGGTNFVAPPTAAVPASLGAPIGSGLSDLFDLTSGVGTLSGSYVAPKAVWLPAMKAKGLEISGTFTRQVGSISMDLQLTNKALQVMTDFAIQFNRNSFGLAPAAPLQVHAPLSPNQTVEISLPLSTVGSVMKMEPLNNLQVAVKNNIDVFYFSTLYPLHILFVEDGKMDRQMFLATWKDIPNENEAQFQIRDCPLNAEAVSSKLQSSNIFTVAKRNVEGQDMLYQSLKLTNGIWVLAELRIQPGNPSCTVRAPAPTLRPWSLPFVPCQGVVLVEDAVQASLQAWLEPESVRSLKRTFLESFHIHPVRLPR from the exons GACTGTGAGGACCCCAACCCCCTCATCCGAGCCCTGGCAGTGCGGACCATGGGCTGCATCCGCGTTGACAAGATCACAGAGTACCTATGTGAGCCACTCCGGAAGTGCCTGAAGGATGAGGATCCGTATGTGCGCAAGACAGCAGCTGTGTGCGTGGCCAAGCTCCACGACATCAACGCCCAGCTAGTGGAGGACCAGGGCTTCCTGGACACCCTTAAAGACCTCATCTCTGACTCTAACCCCATG GTGGTGGCCAATGCGGTGGCAGCGCTCTCAGAAATCGCCGAGTCTCACCCCAGCAGCAACCTGCTCGATCTGAACCCACAGTCCATCAACAAGCTGCTGACAGCCCTGAACGAGTGCACCGAGTGGGGCCAGATCTTCATCCTGGACTGCTTGGCCAACTATACACCTAAGGACGACCGCGAGGCCCAGAG CATCTGTGAACGGGTCACCCCCAGGCTCTCCCACGCCAACTCTGCTGTGGTGCTCTCTGCTGTGAAGGTGCTGATGAAGTTCATGGAGATGTTGTCTAAGGACCTGGACTACTACGGCACGCTGCTCAAGAAGCTGGCCCCACCCCTGGTCACACTGCTGTCAGCTGAGCCAGAGCTGCAGTACGTGGCCCTGCGCAACATCAATCTCATCGTGCAGAAAAG GCCTGAGATCCTGAAGCACGAGATGAAGGTGTTCTTCGTGAAGTACAATGACCCTATCTACGTGAAACTGGAGAAGCTGGACATCATGATCCGCCTGGCCTCCCAGGCCAACATCGCCCAG GTGTTGGCGGAACTGAAAGAGTACGCAACAGAAGTGGATGTGGACTTTGTACGGAAGGCTGTGCGTGCCATTGGACGCTGTGCCATCAAGGTGGAG CAATCTGCGGAGCGCTGTGTGAGCACACTGCTCGACCTCATCCAGACCAAGGTCAACTACGTGGTCCAGGAGGCCATCGTGGTCATCAAGGACATCTTCCGCAAGTACCCCAACAA GTATGAGAGTGTGATTGCCACACTGTGTGAGAACCTGGACTCCCTGGATGAGCCTGAGGCCCGGGCTGCCATGATCTGGATTGTAGGCGAGTATGCAGAACGGATCGACAACGCAGACGAGCTGCTGGAGAGCTTCCTCGAGGGCTTTCATGACGAGAGCACCCAG GTCCAGCTGCAGCTGCTGACAGGCATCGTGAAACTCTTTCTGAAGAAGCCAACAGAGACCCAGGAGCTGGTGCAGCAGGTCCTCAGTTTGGCCACTCAG GACTCAGATAACCCGGACCTGCGGGACCGTGGCTACATCTACTGGCGCTTGCTTTCCACGGACCCGGTGGCAGCCAAGGAGGTGGTGTTGGCTGAGAAGCCACTCATCTCTGAAGAGACGGACCTCATCGAGCCCACACTGCTGGACGAGCTTATCTGCTACATCGGCACACTGGCCTCTGTCTACCATAAGCCTCCCAGTGCCTTTGTGGAGGGGGGCCGGGGCGTCGTGCACAAGAGCCTACCACCCCGCACGGCCTC GAGTGAGAGCGCAGAGAGCCCTGAGACAGCCCCTGCCGGAGCACCTCCTGGGGAGCAGCCAGATGTCATCCCCGCCCAGGGCGACCTGCTGGGTGACCTCCTCAACCTGGACCTCGGCCCCCCAGTGAGCGGCCCACCCCTGACCACCTCCTCAGTGCAGATGGGAGCTGTGGACCTTCTTGGCGGTGGCCTTGACAGCCTG ATTGGGGGCACCAATTTCGTGGCACCTCCAACAGCAGCAGTACCAGCCAGTCTTGGAGCACCCATCGGCAGTGGCCTGAGTGACCTCTTTGACCTAACCAGTGGCGTGGGCACCCTGTCAGGATCATATGTAGCCCCCAAAGCA GTCTGGCTCCCAGCCATGAAGGCCAAGGGGCTGGAGATCTCGGGCACCTTCACCCGCCAGGTGGGCTCCATCTCCATGGACCTGCAGCTGACCAACAAGGCCTTGCAGGTCATGACCGACTTTGCCATCCAGTTCAACCGCAACAG CTTTGGCCTGGCCCCCGCCGCCCCCCTCCAGGTCCACGCGCCACTCAGCCCCAACCAGACAGTGGAGATCTCCCTGCCTCTCAGCACGGTGGGTTCGGTCATGAAGATGGAGCCTCTGAACAACCTCCAG GTGGCTGTGAAGAACAATATTGATGTCTTCTACTTCAGCACCTTGTACCCACTGCACATACTCTTTGTGGAGGATGGGAAGATGG ACCGGCAGATGTTCCTGGCCACGTGGAAGGATATTCCCAATGAGAATGAGGCCCAGTTCCAGATCAGAGACTGTCCCCTCAATGCAG AGGCTGTGAGCAGCAAGTTGCAGAGCAGCAACATCTTCACTGTCGCCAAGAGGAACGTGGAGGGCCAGGACATGCTCTACCAGTCCCTGAAGCTGACCAACGGCATCTGGGTGCTGGCGGAGCTGCGGATCCAGCCGGGCAACCCCAGCTGCACGGTGAGAGCCCCGGCACCCACCCTGCGGCCTTGGAGCCTCCCCTTCGTCCCATGCCAGGGGGTGGTTCTGGTGGAGGACGCGGTCCAAGCATCCCTTCAAGCCTGGCTTGAACCAGAATCAGTTCGGTCCCTGAAAAGGACCTTTCTAGAAAGCTTCCACATCCACCCCGTCAGGTTACCCAGATAA
- the AP1B1 gene encoding AP-1 complex subunit beta-1 isoform X5 yields MTDSKYFTTTKKGEIFELKAELNSDKKEKKKEAVKKVIASMTVGKDVSALFPDVVNCMQTDNLELKKLVYLYLMNYAKSQPDMAIMAVNTFVKDCEDPNPLIRALAVRTMGCIRVDKITEYLCEPLRKCLKDEDPYVRKTAAVCVAKLHDINAQLVEDQGFLDTLKDLISDSNPMVVANAVAALSEIAESHPSSNLLDLNPQSINKLLTALNECTEWGQIFILDCLANYTPKDDREAQSICERVTPRLSHANSAVVLSAVKVLMKFMEMLSKDLDYYGTLLKKLAPPLVTLLSAEPELQYVALRNINLIVQKRPEILKHEMKVFFVKYNDPIYVKLEKLDIMIRLASQANIAQVLAELKEYATEVDVDFVRKAVRAIGRCAIKVEQSAERCVSTLLDLIQTKVNYVVQEAIVVIKDIFRKYPNKYESVIATLCENLDSLDEPEARAAMIWIVGEYAERIDNADELLESFLEGFHDESTQVQLQLLTGIVKLFLKKPTETQELVQQVLSLATQDSDNPDLRDRGYIYWRLLSTDPVAAKEVVLAEKPLISEETDLIEPTLLDELICYIGTLASVYHKPPSAFVEGGRGVVHKSLPPRTASSESAESPETAPAGAPPGEQPDVIPAQGDLLGDLLNLDLGPPVSGPPLTTSSVQMGAVDLLGGGLDSLIGGTNFVAPPTAAVPASLGAPIGSGLSDLFDLTSGVGTLSGSYVAPKAVWLPAMKAKGLEISGTFTRQVGSISMDLQLTNKALQVMTDFAIQFNRNSFGLAPAAPLQVHAPLSPNQTVEISLPLSTVGSVMKMEPLNNLQVAVKNNIDVFYFSTLYPLHILFVEDGKMDRQMFLATWKDIPNENEAQFQIRDCPLNAEAVSSKLQSSNIFTVAKRNVEGQDMLYQSLKLTNGIWVLAELRIQPGNPSCTLSLKCRAPEVSQHVYQAYETILKN; encoded by the exons GACTGTGAGGACCCCAACCCCCTCATCCGAGCCCTGGCAGTGCGGACCATGGGCTGCATCCGCGTTGACAAGATCACAGAGTACCTATGTGAGCCACTCCGGAAGTGCCTGAAGGATGAGGATCCGTATGTGCGCAAGACAGCAGCTGTGTGCGTGGCCAAGCTCCACGACATCAACGCCCAGCTAGTGGAGGACCAGGGCTTCCTGGACACCCTTAAAGACCTCATCTCTGACTCTAACCCCATG GTGGTGGCCAATGCGGTGGCAGCGCTCTCAGAAATCGCCGAGTCTCACCCCAGCAGCAACCTGCTCGATCTGAACCCACAGTCCATCAACAAGCTGCTGACAGCCCTGAACGAGTGCACCGAGTGGGGCCAGATCTTCATCCTGGACTGCTTGGCCAACTATACACCTAAGGACGACCGCGAGGCCCAGAG CATCTGTGAACGGGTCACCCCCAGGCTCTCCCACGCCAACTCTGCTGTGGTGCTCTCTGCTGTGAAGGTGCTGATGAAGTTCATGGAGATGTTGTCTAAGGACCTGGACTACTACGGCACGCTGCTCAAGAAGCTGGCCCCACCCCTGGTCACACTGCTGTCAGCTGAGCCAGAGCTGCAGTACGTGGCCCTGCGCAACATCAATCTCATCGTGCAGAAAAG GCCTGAGATCCTGAAGCACGAGATGAAGGTGTTCTTCGTGAAGTACAATGACCCTATCTACGTGAAACTGGAGAAGCTGGACATCATGATCCGCCTGGCCTCCCAGGCCAACATCGCCCAG GTGTTGGCGGAACTGAAAGAGTACGCAACAGAAGTGGATGTGGACTTTGTACGGAAGGCTGTGCGTGCCATTGGACGCTGTGCCATCAAGGTGGAG CAATCTGCGGAGCGCTGTGTGAGCACACTGCTCGACCTCATCCAGACCAAGGTCAACTACGTGGTCCAGGAGGCCATCGTGGTCATCAAGGACATCTTCCGCAAGTACCCCAACAA GTATGAGAGTGTGATTGCCACACTGTGTGAGAACCTGGACTCCCTGGATGAGCCTGAGGCCCGGGCTGCCATGATCTGGATTGTAGGCGAGTATGCAGAACGGATCGACAACGCAGACGAGCTGCTGGAGAGCTTCCTCGAGGGCTTTCATGACGAGAGCACCCAG GTCCAGCTGCAGCTGCTGACAGGCATCGTGAAACTCTTTCTGAAGAAGCCAACAGAGACCCAGGAGCTGGTGCAGCAGGTCCTCAGTTTGGCCACTCAG GACTCAGATAACCCGGACCTGCGGGACCGTGGCTACATCTACTGGCGCTTGCTTTCCACGGACCCGGTGGCAGCCAAGGAGGTGGTGTTGGCTGAGAAGCCACTCATCTCTGAAGAGACGGACCTCATCGAGCCCACACTGCTGGACGAGCTTATCTGCTACATCGGCACACTGGCCTCTGTCTACCATAAGCCTCCCAGTGCCTTTGTGGAGGGGGGCCGGGGCGTCGTGCACAAGAGCCTACCACCCCGCACGGCCTC GAGTGAGAGCGCAGAGAGCCCTGAGACAGCCCCTGCCGGAGCACCTCCTGGGGAGCAGCCAGATGTCATCCCCGCCCAGGGCGACCTGCTGGGTGACCTCCTCAACCTGGACCTCGGCCCCCCAGTGAGCGGCCCACCCCTGACCACCTCCTCAGTGCAGATGGGAGCTGTGGACCTTCTTGGCGGTGGCCTTGACAGCCTG ATTGGGGGCACCAATTTCGTGGCACCTCCAACAGCAGCAGTACCAGCCAGTCTTGGAGCACCCATCGGCAGTGGCCTGAGTGACCTCTTTGACCTAACCAGTGGCGTGGGCACCCTGTCAGGATCATATGTAGCCCCCAAAGCA GTCTGGCTCCCAGCCATGAAGGCCAAGGGGCTGGAGATCTCGGGCACCTTCACCCGCCAGGTGGGCTCCATCTCCATGGACCTGCAGCTGACCAACAAGGCCTTGCAGGTCATGACCGACTTTGCCATCCAGTTCAACCGCAACAG CTTTGGCCTGGCCCCCGCCGCCCCCCTCCAGGTCCACGCGCCACTCAGCCCCAACCAGACAGTGGAGATCTCCCTGCCTCTCAGCACGGTGGGTTCGGTCATGAAGATGGAGCCTCTGAACAACCTCCAG GTGGCTGTGAAGAACAATATTGATGTCTTCTACTTCAGCACCTTGTACCCACTGCACATACTCTTTGTGGAGGATGGGAAGATGG ACCGGCAGATGTTCCTGGCCACGTGGAAGGATATTCCCAATGAGAATGAGGCCCAGTTCCAGATCAGAGACTGTCCCCTCAATGCAG AGGCTGTGAGCAGCAAGTTGCAGAGCAGCAACATCTTCACTGTCGCCAAGAGGAACGTGGAGGGCCAGGACATGCTCTACCAGTCCCTGAAGCTGACCAACGGCATCTGGGTGCTGGCGGAGCTGCGGATCCAGCCGGGCAACCCCAGCTGCACG CTGTCCCTGAAGTGTCGAGCGCCAGAGGTGTCTCAGCACGTGTACCAGGCCTACGAGACCATCCTCAAGAACTGA